From a region of the Phragmites australis chromosome 21, lpPhrAust1.1, whole genome shotgun sequence genome:
- the LOC133902941 gene encoding uncharacterized protein LOC133902941 — MFYYQMLSVLGVGGMHKAAAAATIWRGQGSNITRQILKCTRWQLEETRDFVTCPYHYYCDSSYPGDYPESVGVVVAVFAAYCVLSAAVFTILDIGRSGTAFRRINRKYLVPSGPFLLPLLLLVFAKGQRLNAVFPVAQLGPALLLTLKASALTFPNEADGDLRYAVLEASTVSGILHASLYLDAVVLPHYTGTDALRWSRFSGECATCLCRMEPLVVGGQTVLYRGLSKTALAVIFALCSRMVCRIYGEERLSAWTRLALEGASWVLVAGDAVYLTGWTLAEGAAASVAVYSVVAALVFLCVFGKVYRFLAWVETRQVQWKPSLSCHTVV; from the coding sequence ATGTTCTACTATCAGATGCTCTCAGTTCTCGGAGTTGGAGGCATGcacaaggcggcggcggcggcaaccaTCTGGAGGGGCCAGGGCAGCAACATCACGAGGCAGATCCTCAAGTGCACTAGGTGGCAGCTGGAGGAGACCAGGGACTTCGTCACCTGCCCCTACCACTACTACTGCGACAGCTCCTACCCCGGCGACTACCCAGAATCCGTCGGTGTCGTTGTTGCGGTTTTCGCCGCTTACTGCGTCCTCTCCGCCGCAGTGTTCACCATCCTAGATATCGGCAGGAGCGGCACGGCCTTCCGACGGATCAACAGGAAGTACCTGGTGCCCTCGGGGCCGTtcctgctgccgctgctgctcctGGTTTTCGCCAAGGGGCAGAGGCTGAACGCCGTGTTCCCGGTCGCGCAGCTCGGCCCGGCATTGCTGCTGACGCTGAAGGCATCGGCGCTGACGTTCCCGAATGAGGCCGATGGCGACCTGCGGTACGCCGTGCTCGAGGCGTCCACGGTGTCCGGCATCCTGCACGCGAGCCTGTACCTGGACGCCGTCGTCCTGCCGCACTACACCGGAACGGACGCGCTCCGGTGGTCGCGGTTCTCCGGAGAGTGCGCGACGTGCCTCTGCCGGATGGAGCCGCTGGTTGTCGGTGGCCAGACGGTGCTCTATCGGGGGCTGTCTAAGACGGCGCTGGCCGTCATCTTCGCGCTGTGCTCGAGGATGGTGTGCCGGATCTACGGCGAGGAGCGGCTGAGCGCGTGGACGCGCTTGGCGCTGGAGGGCGCCAGCTGGGTGTTAGTAGCCGGCGACGCCGTGTACCTCACTGGGTGGACGCTGGCAGAGGGCGCCGCGGCGAGCGTTGCCGTGTACAGTGTCGTCGCCGCGCTGGTGTTCTTGTGTGTGTTCGGGAAGGTATACAGGTTCTTGGCGTGGGTGGAGACCAGGCAGGTGCAGTGGAAGCCAAGCCTCAGCTGCCACACTGTGGTTTGA